A single window of Onychomys torridus chromosome 8, mOncTor1.1, whole genome shotgun sequence DNA harbors:
- the Chd3 gene encoding chromodomain-helicase-DNA-binding protein 3, producing MASPLRDEEEEEEEMVVSEEEEEEEEEGDEEEEEVEAADEDEEEDDEEGVLGRGPGHDRGRDRHSPPSCHLFPPPPPPPPPLPPPPPPDKDDIRLLPSALGVKKRKRGPKKQKENKPGKPRKRKKLDSEEEFGSEQGEYREKSESGGSEYGPGPGRKRRRKHREKKEKKTKRRKRGEGDGGQKQVEQKSSAALLLTWGLEDVEHVFSEEDYHTLTNYKAFSQFMRPLIAKKNPKIPMSKMMTILGAKWREFSANNPFKGSAAAVAAAAAAAAAAVAEQVSAAISPATPLAPSGPPPALPPPPAPEIQPPPIRRAKTKEGKGPGHKRRNKSPRVPDGRKKLRGKKMAPLKIKLGLLGAKRKKAGSYVFQSDEGPEPEAEESDLDSGSVHSASGRPDGPVRAKKLKRGRPGRKKKKVLGCPAVAGEEEVDGYETDHQDYCEVCQQGGEIILCDTCPRAYHLVCLDPELDRAPEGKWSCPHCEKEGVQWEAKEEEEEYEEEGEEGEKEEEDDHMEYCRVCKDGGELLCCDACISSYHIHCLNPPLPDIPNGEWLCPRCTCPVLKGRVQKILHWRWGEPPVAMPAPQQADGNPDVPPPRPLQGRSEREFFVKWVGLSYWHCSWAKELQLEIFHLVMYRNYQRKNDMDEPPPLDYGSGEDDGKSDKRKVKDPHYAEMEEKYYRFGIKPEWMTVHRIINHSMDKKGNYHYLVKWKDLPYDQSTWEEDEMNIPEYEDQKQSYWRHRELIMGEDPAQPRKYKKKKKELQGDGPPSSPTNDPTVKYETQPRFITATGGTLHMYQLEGLNWLRFSWAQGTDTILADEMGLGKTIQTIVFLYSLYKEGHTKGPFLVSAPLSTIINWEREFQMWAPKFYVVTYTGDKDSRAIIRENEFSFEDNAIKGGKKAFKMKREAQVKFHVLLTSYELITIDQAALGSIRWACLVVDEAHRLKNNQSKFFRVLNGYKIDHKLLLTGTPLQNNLEELFHLLNFLTPERFNNLEGFLEEFADISKEDQIKKLHDLLGPHMLRRLKADVFKNMPAKTELIVRVELSPMQKKYYKYILTRNFEALNSRGGGNQVSLLNIMMDLKKCCNHPYLFPVAAMESPKLPSGAYEGGALIKSSGKLMLLQKMLRKLKEQGHRVLIFSQMTKMLDLLEDFLDYEGYKYERIDGGITGALRQEAIDRFNAPGAQQFCFLLSTRAGGLGINLATADTVIIFDSDWNPHNDIQAFSRAHRIGQANKVMIYRFVTRASVEERITQVAKRKMMLTHLVVRPGLGSKAGSMSKQELDDILKFGTEELFKDENEGENKEEDSSVIHYDNEAIARLLDRNQDATEDTDVQNMNEYLSSFKVAQYVVREEDKIEEIEREIIKQEENVDPDYWEKLLRHHYEQQQEDLARNLGKGKRVRKQVNYNDAAQEDQDNQSEYSVGSEEEDEDFDERPEGRRQSKRQLRNEKDKPLPPLLARVGGNIEVLGFNTRQRKAFLNAVMRWGMPPQDAFTTQWLVRDLRGKTEKEFKAYVSLFMRHLCEPGADGSETFADGVPREGLSRQQVLTRIGVMSLVKKKVQEFEHINGRWSMPELMPDPSADSKRSSRASSPAKTSPATPEASTTNSPCTSKPATPAPSEKGDGIRTPLEKDDTENPEEKPEKNSRMGEKMETEIDSPSPAPSLGERLEPRKILSEDETPGLPGEVEPEPGYRADRDKSASEPTPGEKGEEKPLDAQEHRERPEGETGDLGKREDVKAERELRFGPPRDEPRSNGRREEKVEKPRFMFNIADGGFTELHTLWQNEERAAISSGKLNEIWHRRHDYWLLAGIVLHGYARWQDIQNDAQFAIINEPFKTEANKGNFLEMKNKFLARRFKLLEQALVIEEQLRRAAYLNLSQEPAHPAMALHARFAEAECLAESHQHLSKESLAGNKPANAVLHKVLNQLEELLSDMKADVTRLPATLSRIPPIAARLQMSERSILSRLASKGTEPHPTPAFPPGPYATPPGYGAAFSAAPVGALAAAGANYSQMPAGSFITATTNGPPVLVKKEKEMMVALGSDGLDRKEPRAGEVICIDD from the exons ATGGCTTCCCCTCTGagggacgaggaggaggaggaggaggagatggtggtgtcggaggaggaagaagaggaggaagaagagggcgacgaggaggaggaggaggtggaggcggccgacgaggacgaggaggaggacgaCGAGGAGGGAGTCCTCGGGCGCGGGCCGGGCCACGACCGGGGCCGCGACCGCCACAGCCCCCCCAGCTGCCACCTcttcccgccgccgccgccgccgccgccgccgctgccgccgccgccgccgccag ATAAAGATGATATCCGGTTACTGCCTTCAGCACTGGGTGTGAAGAAGAGAAAGCGAGGACccaaaaagcagaaggaaaacaagccaggcaAGCCCCGGAAACGCAAGAAGCTT GACAGTGAAGAGGAATTTGGCTCAGAACAAGGTGAGTACCGGGAGAAGTCGGAGAGTGGAGGCAGCGAGTATGGACCTGGACCAGGTCGGAAACGCAGAAGGAAGCAccgagagaaaaaggagaaaaagacgaagaggaggaaaaggggagaagGAGATGGGGGGCAAAAG CAGGTGGAACAGAAGTCATCAGCTGCCCTGCTTCTGACCTGGGGCttggaggatgtggagcatgTGTTCTCTGAGGAGGACTACCACACACTTACCAACTATAAAGCCTTCAGTCAGTTCATGAG GCCCCTGATTGCTAAGAAGAATCCCAAGATCCCAATGTCGAAGATGATGACCATCCTGGGGGCCAAGTGGCGAGAGTTCAGCGCCAATAACCCCTTCAAAGGGTCAGCAGCTgctgtggcggcggcggcggcagcggcggcggcggctgtaGCTGAGCAGGTGTCAgctgccatctccccagccacccccTTGGCACCATCTGGACCCCCCCCTGCCCTTCCACCACCCCCTGCTCCTGAAATCCAGCCCCCACCCATCAGAAGAGCCAAAACCAAAGAAGGCAAAG GTCCAGGCCACAAGAGGCGGAATAAGAGCCCCCGAGTGCCTGATGGACGTAAGAAGCTTCGAGGAAAGAAGATGGCGCCACTCAAAATCAAGCTGGGGCTGCTGGGTGCCAAGAGGAAGAAGGCAGGCTCG TATGTTTTTCAGAGTGATGAGGGCCCTGAACCAGAAGCTGAGGAGTCAGACCTGGACAGTGGTAGTGTCCATAGTGCCTCAGGCCGGCCTGATGGCCCTGTCCGTGCCAAGAAACTGAAGCGAGGCCGGccgggaaggaagaagaagaagg TCCTGGGCTGTCCTGCAGTGGCCGGGGAGGAGGAGGTTGATGGCTACGAGACGGATCACCAGGATTACTGTGAGGTGTGCCAGCAGGGTGGGGAAATTATTCTGTGCGACACCTGCCCTCGTGCCTACCACCTCGTCTGCCTTGACCCTGAGCTTGACCGGGCTCCTGAGGGCAAATGGAGCTGCCCCCACTGT gagaaggaaggggtgCAGTGGGAggccaaggaagaggaggaggagtacgaggaggagggggaggaaggcgagaaggaggaggaggatgaccaCATGGAGTACTGCCGAGTGTGCAAGGATGGCGGGGAGCTGCTATGCTGTGACGCCTGCATCTCCTCCTACCACATCCACTGTCTGAACCCCCCACTGCCCGACATCCCCAACGGGGAATGGCTGTGCCCGCGGTGCACG TGTCCTGTGCTAAAGGGCCGTGTCCAGAAGATCTTGCACTGGCGCTGGGGGGAGCCACCTGTGGCCATGCCAGCACCCCAGCAAGCAGACGGGAATCCAGATGTGCCACCCCCTCGCCCTCTTCAAGGCAGATCAGAGCGAGAGTTCTTTGTCAAGTGGGTGGGGCTCTCCTACTGGCATTGCTCCTGGGCCAAGGAGCTCCAG CTGGAAATCTTCCACTTGGTAATGTATCGAAACTACCAACGGAAGAATGACATGGATGAGCCCCCACCCCTGGACTACGGCTCCGGTGAGGACGACGGGAAGAGCGACAAGCGCAAGGTGAAGGACCCTCACTAcgcagagatggaggagaagtACTACCGATTCGGCATCAAGCCAGAGTGGATGACTGTCCACCGCATCATCAACCACAG TATGGATAAAAAGGGGAATTACCACTATCTTGTGAAATGGAAGGATTTGCCTTACGACCAGTCTACATGGGAGGAGGATGAAATGAACATCCCCGAATATGAAGACCAGAAGCAAAGTTACTGGAGACATCG TGAGCTAATTATGGGGGAGGACCCTGCACAGCCTCGGAAgtataagaagaagaagaaggagttaCAGGGAGATGGGCCTCCCAGCTCACCTACTAATGAT CCTACAGTGAAATACGAGACCCAGCCCcggtttatcacagccacaggaggCACACTGCACATGTACCAGCTGGAGGGACTCAACTGGCTGCGCTTCTCTTGGGCCCAAGGCACCGACACAATTCTGGCTGATGAGATGGGCCTGGGCAAGACCATCCAAACCATCGTCTTTCTCTACTCACTGTACAAGGAG GGCCACACCAAAGGTCCCTTCCTGGTGAGTGCTCCACTCTCTACCATCATCAACTGGGAGCGAGAGTTCCAGATGTGGGCACCCAAGTTCTATGTGGTCACATACACGGGTGACAAGGACAGCCGGGCCATTATTCGAGAAAATGAGTTCTCCTTTGAGGATAATGCCATAAAAGGCGGGAAGAAAGCTTTTAAGATGAAG AGAGAGGCTCAGGTGAAGTTCCATGTTCTCCTGACGTCGTATGAGCTGATCACCATCGATCAGGCAGCGCTGGGCTCCATCCGCTGGGCCTGTCTTGTGGTGGATGAAGCTCACCGACTCAAGAACAACCAGTCCAAG TTTTTCAGGGTCCTCAATGGCTACAAGATAGATCATAAGCTGCTGCTGACGGGGACCCCACTGCAGAATAACCTGGAAGAGCTCTTCCATCTTCTGAATTTCCTCACTCCAGAGAGGTTTAA CAACTTGGAGGGCTTCTTGGAGGAGTTTGCTGACATATCCAAAGAGGACCAGATTAAGAAACTGCATGATTTGCTGGGACCACACATGCTGCGGAGACTCAAGGCAGATGTCTTTAAGAACATGCCAGCCAAGACGGAGCTCATTGTCCGAGTGGAGCTAAGCCCCATGCAGAA GAAATACTACAAGTACATCCTAACTCGAAATTTTGAGGCCTTGAACTCGAGAGGTGGTGGGAACCAAGTGTCGCTGCTTAACATCATGATGGATCTTAAGAAGTGCTGTAACCACCCATACCTCTTCCCTGTGGCTGCCATG GAGTCCCCGAAACTCCCCAGTGGGGCTTACGAGGGTGGGGCACTCATTAAATCATCAGGAAAGCTCATGCTGCTGCAGAAGATGCTGCGGAAGCTGAAGGAGCAAGGACACAGAGTGCTCATCTTCTCCCAG ATGACCAAAATGTTAGACCTTCTGGAGGACTTCCTAGACTATGAAGGTTACAAGTATGAACGCATCGATGGCGGCATCACTGGCGCCCTTAGGCAGGAGGCCATTGATCGCTTTAATG CTCCTGGTGCCCAACAATTCTGCTTCCTACTGTCCACCCGAGCTGGAGGCCTGGGCATCAACCTGGCCACTGCTGACACTGTCATCATCTTCGATTCTGATTGGAACCCCCATAATGACATCCAG GCCTTCAGCAGAGCCCATCGGATTGGCCAGGCCAACAAAGTGATGATTTACCGCTTTGTGACCCGCGCGTCTGTGGAGGAGCGGATTACGCAGGTGGCCAAGAGGAAGATGATGTTGACGCACCTGGTGGTGCGGCCTGGCCTGGGCTCCAAGGCTGGCTCCATGTCCAAGCAGGAGCTGGATGACATCCTCAAGTTTGGCACCGAGGAGCTGTTCAAGGACGAGAATGAGG gggagaacaaggaggaggacagCAGTGTGATCCACTATGACAACGAAGCCATCGCTAGACTGCTGGACCGTAACCAGGATGCAACCGAGGATACTGACGTGCAGAACATGAATGAGTATCTCAGCTCCTTCAAGGTGGCCCAGTATGTTGTGCGTGAAGAAGACAAG ATCGAGGAGATCGAGCGAGAGATCATCAAGCAGGAGGAGAATGTGGACCCCGACTACTGGGAGAAGCTGCTGAGGCATCACTATGAGCAGCAGCAAGAAGACCTTGCCCGAAACCTCGGCAAGGGGAAGCGGGTTCGAAAGCAAGTTAACTACAATGATGCCGCTCAGGAGGATCAAG ATAACCAGTCAGAATACTCAGTGGggtcagaggaggaggatgaggactTCGATGAGCGTCCTGAAG GCCGTCGACAATCTAAGAGGCAGCTCCGAAATGAAAAGGACAAGCCACTGCCTCCACTGCTGGCTCGAGTGGGCGGGAACATTGAG GTATTGGGATTCAACACCCGACAACGGAAGGCATTCCTTAACGCTGTGATGCGCTGGGGGATGCCACCCCAGGATGCTTTCACAACACAGTGGCTAGTGCGAGACCTGAGGGGCAAGACTGAGAAAGAGTTTAA GGCCTACGTGTCTTTGTTCATGCGCCATCTGTGTGAGCCGGGGGCGGATGGCTCAGAGACCTTTGCTGATGGGGTCCCTCGGGAGGGGCTGAGTCGCCAGCAGGTGTTGACTCGCATTGGAGTCATGTCTCTGGTCAAGAAGAAG GTGCAAGAGTTTGAGCATATCAATGGACGCTGGTCAATGCCGGAGCTAATGCCTGACCCGAGCGCTGACTCCAAGCGCTCTTCCAGGGCCTCCTCTCCAGCCAAGACGTCTCCCGCCACTCCCGAGGCCTCTACCACCAACAGTCCTTGCACCTCTAAACCTG CTACTCCCGCCCCAAGTGAGAAAGGAGATGGTATAAGGACACCTCTCGAGAAGGATGACACTGAAAACCcagaagagaagccagagaagaatAGCAGAATGGGGgaaaagatggagacagag ATTGACTCTCCCAGCCCAGCCCCGTCACTTGGAGAGCGACTGGAGCCAAGGAAGATTCTGTCAGAGGATGAAACACCAGGGCTGCCTGGAGAGGTGGAGCCTGAACCTGGGTACCGAGCAGACAGAGACAAGTCTG CCTCAGAGCCAACGCCaggagaaaagggggaggagAAGCCGTTGGATGCACAGGAGCACAGGGAGAGACCAGAGGGGGAAACAGGGGATTTGGGCAAGAGAG AGGATGTAAAAGCAGAACGGGAGCTTCGATTTGGGCCTCCTCGTGATGAGCCACGGTCCAATGGGCGCCGTGAGGAGAAGGTGGAGAAGCCAAGGTTCATGTTCAATATTGCTGATGGTGGTTTCACAG AGCTACACACGCTTTGGCAAAATGAAGAGAGGGCAGCTATTTCCTCGGGGAAACTCAACGAGATCTGGCACCGAAGACATGACTACTGGCTTCTGGCTGGGATTGTCCT TCATGGCTATGCCCGGTGGCAAGACATCCAGAATGATGCTCAGTTTGCCATTATCAACGAGCCGTTTAAGACCGAAGCCAATAAGGGGAACTTCCTGGAGATGAAAAATAAGTTCCTGGCCCGGAGGTTCAAG CTCCTGGAGCAGGCGCTGGTGATCGAGGAACAGCTGCGGCGGGCGGCCTACCTGAACCTGTCACAGGAGCCGGCGCACCCCGCCATGGCCCTCCACGCCCGCTTTGCCGAGGCTGAGTGCCTAGCCGAGAGCCACCAGCACCTCTCCAAGGAGTCGCTGGCAGGGAACAAGCCAGCCAACGCCGTCCTGCACAAGG